The Papaver somniferum cultivar HN1 chromosome 3, ASM357369v1, whole genome shotgun sequence genome includes a region encoding these proteins:
- the LOC113357087 gene encoding NEDD8-conjugating enzyme Ubc12-like isoform X3 encodes MLETVLAPREISENANGRAPVKKQSAGELRLHKDISELNLPKTTTIEFPNGKDELMNFEVSIRPDEGFYRDGTFMFTFQVSPIYPHEAPKVKCKTKVYHPNIDLEGNVCLNILREDWKPVLNINTVIYGLHHLFTEPNCEDPLNHDAAAVLKDNPKLFESNVRRAMGGGYLGNTYFSRCT; translated from the exons ATGTTGGAGACAGTACTGGCACCG AGAGAAATTTCTGAAAATGCCAACGGAAGGGCACCAGTCAAGAAGCAAAGTGCAGGGGAGTTGCGTCTTCACAAAG ATATCAGTGAGTTGAACCTCCCAAAAACAACTACCATAGAATTCCCTAATGGCAAGGATGAGTTGATGAATTTTGAGGTTTCCATTCGACCCGATGAAGGATTTTACCG AGATGGTACGTTCATGTTCACTTTCCAAGTCTCCCCAATCTACCCGCATGAAGCCCCGAAAGTTAAGTGCAAGACAAAG GTTTATCATCCTAATATTGATCTGGAAGGAAATGTCTGCCTCAATATTCTGCGTGAAGATTGGAAACCTGTTCTAAATATAAACACCGTTATCTATGGACTACATCACCTTTTCACG GAACCCAACTGTGAGGATCCTCTCAACCATGATGCTGCTGCAGTGTTGAAAGATAATCCTAAGTTGTTTGAATCAAATGTTAGAAGGGCAATGGGCGGTGGATACTTAGGAAATACATATTTCTCTAGGTGCACTTAG
- the LOC113357087 gene encoding NEDD8-conjugating enzyme Ubc12-like isoform X1: MIRLFKVKEKQREISENANGRAPVKKQSAGELRLHKDISELNLPKTTTIEFPNGKDELMNFEVSIRPDEGFYRDGTFMFTFQVSPIYPHEAPKVKCKTKVYHPNIDLEGNVCLNILREDWKPVLNINTVIYGLHHLFTEPNCEDPLNHDAAAVLKDNPKLFESNVRRAMGGGYLGNTYFSRCT; this comes from the exons ATGATTAGACTTTTTAAAGTAAAGGAAAAGCAGAGAGAAATTTCTGAAAATGCCAACGGAAGGGCACCAGTCAAGAAGCAAAGTGCAGGGGAGTTGCGTCTTCACAAAG ATATCAGTGAGTTGAACCTCCCAAAAACAACTACCATAGAATTCCCTAATGGCAAGGATGAGTTGATGAATTTTGAGGTTTCCATTCGACCCGATGAAGGATTTTACCG AGATGGTACGTTCATGTTCACTTTCCAAGTCTCCCCAATCTACCCGCATGAAGCCCCGAAAGTTAAGTGCAAGACAAAG GTTTATCATCCTAATATTGATCTGGAAGGAAATGTCTGCCTCAATATTCTGCGTGAAGATTGGAAACCTGTTCTAAATATAAACACCGTTATCTATGGACTACATCACCTTTTCACG GAACCCAACTGTGAGGATCCTCTCAACCATGATGCTGCTGCAGTGTTGAAAGATAATCCTAAGTTGTTTGAATCAAATGTTAGAAGGGCAATGGGCGGTGGATACTTAGGAAATACATATTTCTCTAGGTGCACTTAG
- the LOC113357087 gene encoding NEDD8-conjugating enzyme Ubc12-like isoform X2, whose translation MLETVLAPEKQREISENANGRAPVKKQSAGELRLHKDISELNLPKTTTIEFPNGKDELMNFEVSIRPDEGFYRDGTFMFTFQVSPIYPHEAPKVKCKTKVYHPNIDLEGNVCLNILREDWKPVLNINTVIYGLHHLFTEPNCEDPLNHDAAAVLKDNPKLFESNVRRAMGGGYLGNTYFSRCT comes from the exons ATGTTGGAGACAGTACTGGCACCG GAAAAGCAGAGAGAAATTTCTGAAAATGCCAACGGAAGGGCACCAGTCAAGAAGCAAAGTGCAGGGGAGTTGCGTCTTCACAAAG ATATCAGTGAGTTGAACCTCCCAAAAACAACTACCATAGAATTCCCTAATGGCAAGGATGAGTTGATGAATTTTGAGGTTTCCATTCGACCCGATGAAGGATTTTACCG AGATGGTACGTTCATGTTCACTTTCCAAGTCTCCCCAATCTACCCGCATGAAGCCCCGAAAGTTAAGTGCAAGACAAAG GTTTATCATCCTAATATTGATCTGGAAGGAAATGTCTGCCTCAATATTCTGCGTGAAGATTGGAAACCTGTTCTAAATATAAACACCGTTATCTATGGACTACATCACCTTTTCACG GAACCCAACTGTGAGGATCCTCTCAACCATGATGCTGCTGCAGTGTTGAAAGATAATCCTAAGTTGTTTGAATCAAATGTTAGAAGGGCAATGGGCGGTGGATACTTAGGAAATACATATTTCTCTAGGTGCACTTAG